The Corallococcus soli genome includes a window with the following:
- a CDS encoding FHA domain-containing protein has product MLKLIIEDDEGRKTVVPFVRDEITIGRQEGNTIRLTERNVSRRHARLVRLNGHVVLEDLGSYNGTRINGERVAGQLPLKEGDLIQIGDYDLALQVEGAAATAAPTGAITAKVPASRRAEPDDEDDAPARAASRDEEEEDEDEDDAEDGDEHDHTPPSAEMRRNATSIIRMDQMEADRPRKVERVPEDEQPRLLVLAPNEFKGQEYDCNRTELRIGRTSENDVALDHRSLSRTHAKIVREETGEWRVIDMQSANGMTVNGESYAQATLSHGDIIEMGHVKLRFVGPGTLAEDIAAQNRSGSKKMLLAAGIAFVSIAAGAALFIAKGDDWLGNPQQQPPPAVVTDNTPIPETPKPPDSAPPTQPDAVVAIPDKPSVPAKTPETPKAPETPKAPAAPPVTRDDFYAALESGNLDNASVILKGLRETTPKGQSTKALDELDTVLKREIAADKGLTETETALKAGKDAEAISAFAKVSKDTRFTSRYSQLGARVDEAKKAAAKEVPSGAEGAPSPDKAAAIAKFKEVHVAAYALVRERKYEEALRVAQKCTSIDADNPDCALLLGYLYAKVSNFQESETYYKRFLVLAPEAHEMRVRVIKILSDTTRGNAATAPPPDSSAQKTGQ; this is encoded by the coding sequence GTGCTGAAGCTCATCATCGAAGACGACGAGGGGCGCAAGACCGTTGTTCCCTTCGTGCGCGACGAAATCACCATTGGCCGTCAGGAGGGCAACACGATCCGCCTGACCGAGCGCAACGTGTCACGTCGACACGCCAGGCTCGTGCGCCTCAATGGTCACGTCGTGCTCGAAGACCTGGGGAGCTACAACGGCACCCGGATCAACGGAGAGCGCGTCGCAGGCCAGCTCCCTCTCAAGGAGGGCGACCTCATCCAGATCGGCGACTACGATCTGGCACTGCAGGTCGAAGGCGCGGCCGCCACCGCCGCCCCTACTGGCGCCATCACCGCCAAGGTGCCTGCCTCCCGCCGGGCCGAGCCCGACGACGAGGACGACGCCCCGGCGCGCGCCGCATCGCGCGACGAAGAGGAGGAGGACGAGGACGAGGACGACGCCGAGGATGGCGACGAACACGACCACACGCCTCCTTCCGCGGAGATGCGGCGCAACGCCACCTCCATCATCCGCATGGATCAGATGGAGGCGGACCGCCCCCGCAAGGTGGAGCGCGTCCCGGAGGACGAACAGCCTCGGCTGCTGGTGCTCGCCCCCAACGAGTTCAAGGGGCAGGAGTACGACTGCAACCGCACGGAGCTGCGCATCGGTCGCACGTCGGAGAACGACGTCGCGCTGGACCACCGCTCGCTGTCCCGCACGCACGCGAAGATCGTGCGCGAGGAGACCGGGGAGTGGCGGGTCATCGACATGCAGTCCGCCAACGGGATGACGGTCAACGGCGAGAGCTACGCCCAGGCCACCCTCTCCCACGGCGACATCATCGAGATGGGCCACGTGAAGCTGCGCTTCGTGGGCCCGGGCACGCTGGCGGAGGACATCGCCGCGCAGAACCGCTCCGGCTCGAAGAAGATGCTGCTGGCCGCGGGCATCGCGTTCGTGTCCATCGCCGCGGGCGCCGCGCTCTTCATCGCAAAGGGTGACGACTGGCTGGGCAACCCGCAGCAGCAGCCGCCGCCGGCCGTGGTCACCGACAACACGCCGATCCCGGAGACGCCGAAGCCGCCCGACAGCGCGCCCCCGACGCAGCCGGACGCCGTGGTCGCGATACCCGATAAGCCGTCGGTTCCGGCGAAGACGCCCGAAACCCCGAAGGCGCCCGAAACCCCGAAGGCACCCGCCGCGCCGCCGGTGACCCGGGATGACTTCTACGCGGCTCTCGAGTCGGGCAACCTCGATAACGCCAGCGTCATCCTGAAGGGCCTGCGCGAGACCACCCCGAAGGGACAGTCCACCAAGGCCCTGGACGAGTTGGACACCGTGCTCAAGCGGGAGATCGCCGCCGACAAGGGCCTTACCGAGACCGAGACCGCCCTGAAGGCGGGCAAGGACGCTGAGGCCATCAGCGCCTTCGCGAAGGTCTCCAAGGACACGCGCTTCACCAGCCGCTACAGCCAGTTGGGCGCCCGGGTGGACGAAGCGAAGAAGGCCGCCGCGAAAGAAGTGCCTTCGGGTGCAGAGGGTGCGCCCTCGCCCGACAAAGCAGCGGCCATCGCGAAATTCAAGGAAGTCCACGTAGCAGCCTACGCCCTCGTGAGGGAGCGTAAGTATGAGGAAGCGCTCCGGGTGGCCCAGAAATGCACCAGCATTGATGCCGACAATCCCGACTGCGCGCTGTTGCTGGGCTACCTTTACGCGAAGGTCAGCAACTTCCAGGAGAGCGAGACCTACTACAAGAGGTTCCTCGTCCTCGCACCCGAGGCACACGAAATGCGGGTGCGAGTCATCAAAATCCTGAGCGACACCACAAGGGGTAATGCAGCAACGGCCCCGCCGCCGGACTCCAGTGCCCAGAAGACCGGCCAGTAA